The DNA segment CAGCGCGACCCCGCCGAGCTGCGGGGCGACGGTCCGGGTGATGACGACCAGGGCGGCGCCGTGGGTGTCGTACACGGGCTGGAGCACGACGGCCACCGGCAGGGGGTTGCGGTAGGCGGTGGTGCCGCAGGCGGGGCAGGTGCGCGGCCAGCCGGTGACGCCGTCCCCGTAGGGGGCCCCGCAGCTCGAACAGTGGGAACCGGGACCGGAGTTGGCGGCCGGCTGCTGAATCTCGGACACGCGCGGACTGTATCCGATGACGGCGGGCGTGTCGCGGGGTGCCGGTGGGACGGGTGGGGCGGGGCGCCCGGTGGGTCAGGTGGCGAGGGCGCGGCGGCGTTCGGCGGCCAAATCCATGGCGTGCTGGACGACGCCGATCAGGACGGCCTTGACCGACTCCCGGTCGCGGGCGTCGGTCAGCAGCACCGGCACGTCCGGGTCGAGGTCGAGCGCCTTGCGGACCGACTCCGCCGGGTAACGGGCGGCCCCCTCGAAGCAGTTGACGCCGACCACGAAGGGGATGGACCGGCGCTCGAAGTAGTCGACGGCGGCGAAGCAGTCCTCCAGGCGCCGGGTGTCGGCGAGGACGACCGCGCCGAGCGCGCCCTCGGACAGCTCGTCCCACATGAACCAGAAGCGCTCCTGGCCGGGCGTGCCGAACAGATAGAGCACGAGGTCGGCGCGGAGGGTGATGCGGCCGAAGTCCATGGCCACGGTGGTGGTGCGCTTGCCCTCGACGCCATCGGTGTCGTCGACGGGGCGTCCGGCCTCGGTCAGCACCTCCTCGGTGCGCAGCGGCCGGATCTCGCTGACCGCGCCGACCATGGTGGTCTTGCCGACGCCGAACCCTCCGGCCACCAGGATCTTGAGCGTGACGGGCTCGACGGGGGGCTTGCCGCGTTCAGCTCGTCGCTCGAAGACCATCGCTCGCTTCTCCTGCTCGGTGGGGATCGGTGGGGATCGGTGGGTCGGGTGTGGGCGTGGATGTCAGTGTCGGGCGGGGTCGTCCGGTGGCGTGCCGTAGCCGCCGCCACCAGGGGTTTCGACGACGAGTACGTCTCCGGGCGCGACCTCGGCCGAGCCGCTGGCGCCCAGGTCGGTGACCGTGCCGTCGGCGTGCTCGACCCGGTTGGCGCCGAGGGCGCCGGGTGCGCCGCCCGCCATACCGTACGGGGGGACGCGGCGGTGCTGGGAGAGGGCGGAGACGGTCATCGGTTCCAGGAAGCGGATGCGGCGCACCGCGCCGTCCCCGCCCCGCTGCCGTCCGGCGCCGCCACTCCCCCGCCGTACCGCGAACTCGTCCAGCCGGACGGGCAGTCGCCACTCCAGCACCTCGGGGTCGGTGAGGCGGGAGTTGGTCATATGGGTCTGCACCACATCGGCGCCCGGAAAGGTGTCGCCCGCACCCGAACCGGAGGCGATCGTCTCGTAGTACTGGTGGTCGTCGTTGCCGAAGGTGACGTTGTTCATCGTGCCGGAGCCCTCGGCCTGGACGCCGAGCGCGGCGTAGAGGGCGCCGGTGATGGCCTGGGAGGTCTCCACATTGCCCGCGACCACGGCGGCGGGCGCCTCGGGGGCGAGCATCGAGCCGGGCGGTACGACGATGTCGAGGGGGCGCAGGCAGCCGTCATTGAGTGGGATGTCGTCGGCGACCAGGGTGCGGAAGACGTACAGCACGGCCGCGTGGACGACGGCTGAGGGGGCGTTGAAGTTGGTGCCGAGCTGGGCGGAGGTGCCGGTGAAGTCGACGGTGGCCCGGCGCGCGGCCCGGTCGACCCGCACCTGGACCCGGATGACGGCGCCCGAGTCGGTCTCGTAGGCGTACTCCCCGTCGTCCAGGGCGTCGATGACGCGCCGGACGGATTCCTCGGCGTTGTCCTGGACGTGCCGCATGTACGCCTGGACCACGTCGAGGCCGAACTCCTCGGTCATGCGGCCCAGTTCGTCGGCGCCCTTGCGGTTGGCGGCGATCTGGGCGCGCAGGTCGGCGAGGTTGGTGGCGGGGTTGCGCGAGGGGTGGGGGGCGTCGGTGAGCAGGCGCCGGGTCTCCTCCTCGCGCAGGCGGCCGTCCTCGGTGAGCAGCCAGTTGTCGAAGAGGACGCCCTCCTCCTCGATGGTGCGACTGCCCGCCGGCATGGAGCCGGGGGCGATGCCGCCGATCTCGGCGTGGTGTCCGCGCGAGGCGACATGGAAGAGGATCTCGGGGTCACCGGGCCCGCCGCCGAACACCGGGGTGATCACGGTGACGTCGGGCAGGTGGGTGCCGCCGTGGTACGGGTCGTTGACGGCGTAGCTGTCGCCGGGCCGCATCCGCGCACCCCGGCGGCGGACGACCTCCTTGACGCTGGTGCCCATGGAACCCAGGTGGACGGGGATGTGCGGGGCGTTGGCCACCAGATTGCCGTCCGGGTCGAACAGGGCGCAGGAGAAGTCCAGGCGTTCCTTGATGTTGACCGACTGGGCGGTGGACTCCAGCTGGGCGCCCATCTGCTCGGCGACGGACATGAAGAGGTTGTTGAAGACCTCCAGCAGGACCGGGTCGACTTCCGTGTCGGGCCGGGAACTCTCCGTGACGACCGTCCGTTCCATCACCAGATGTCCGTGGTCGTTCGCGGTGGCCTGCCAGCCCTCGTCGACGACGGTCGTGGTGCCGGCCTCGGTGACGATCGCGGGGCCGGTGACGGTGTGGCCGGGCGGCAGGGACTCCCGGCGGTGCAGGGGGACGTCGCGCCAGGCGCCGCCGGTGTGCAGGCGGACGGCGTCGGGTGCGGCGGGGGTGCCTTCGTACGGGGCGAGGGCGGAGAGATCGGGGGGCGGGGTGAGGCCGGTGGCTTCCACGGAGAGGGCTTCGACGACGATGTCGCGGTCCAGGGTGAAGGAGTAGGTGGCGCGGTGTCGTTCTTCGAAGGCGCGCCGCATGGCATCGGGTGCGGTGAGGTCGACGGTGAGGGTGGTGTCGGTGCCGTCGTAGCGGAGCTGGGCGCGGCGGGCGGTGCGGACGCGGTTCTCCGGCACGTGCTCGGCGCGGAGTTCGGCGCGGGCGGCGGCCTCCAGCGCGTCGGCGGTGTCGCGGACGCCGGGCATCGCCGCCTCGGTGAGGGGTGCCTCGACGGACTGCTCGCGCATCGCGGTGGTGTCGGCGAGGCCGATGCCGAGCGCGGAGAGGACACCGGCCATGGGCGGCACCAGGACGGTGCGGATGCCGAGGGCGTCGGCGACCTTGCAGGCGTGCTGGCCCCCGGCGCCGCCGAAGGTGGTGAGGGCGTAGCGGGTGACGTCGTGGCCCTGCTGGACGGAGATCCGCTTGATCGCGCCGGCGATGCCGGCGACCGCGATGCGCAGGTATCCCTCGGCCACCTGTTCCGGGGTGCGGTCGTCGCCGGTGGCCGCCCGGATCTCGCGAGCGAGCGCGGCGAAGCCGTCGCGGACGGCGGTGGTGTCCAGCGGCTGGTCGCCACCCGGGCCGAACACGGCCGGGAAGCGGGCGGGCTGGATGCGGCCGAGCATGACGTTGGCGTCGGTGACGGTGAGCGGGCCGCCCGCGCGGTAGCAGGCCGGGCCTGGGTCGGCTCCGGCCGAGTCGGGGCCCACCCGGTAGCGGGAGCCGTCGAAGTGGAGGACGGAGCCGCCGCCCGCGGCGACGGTGTGGATGTCCAGCATGGGGGCGCGCAGCCGGACGCCCGCGATCCGGGTGGTGAAGACGCGCTCGTACTCCCCGGCGAAGTGCGAGACGTCGGTGGAGGTGCCGCCCATGTCGAAGCCGATGACGCGGTGGTGTCCGGCCAGTTCCGACATGCGGGCCATGCCGACGATGCCCCCGGCGGGCCCGGACAGCACGGCGTCCTTGCCGCGGAACTGCCCGGCCTCGGTGAGCCCGCCGTTGGACTGCATGAACATCAGCCGCACGTCCCGCAGTTCGTCGGCGACGTGCCGGACGTAGCGGTGCAGCACGGGCGAGAGGTAGGCGTCGACCACGGCGGTGTCCCCGCGCGGGACCAGCTTCATCAGCGGGCTGACCTCGCTGGACAGGGAGATCTGCGGGAAGCCGATCCGCTCGGCCAGCTCGCCGACGGCCCGCTCGTGGCCGGGGTGGAGGTGGCTGTGCAGACAGACGACGGCGACCGCGCGGATGCCGTCCTCGTGGGCCCGGCGCAGCTCGCCCTCCAGGGCGGCCAGGTCGGGGGCGCGCAGTTCGGTGCCGTCGGCGGCGATCCGCTCGTCCACCTCGATCACGCGCTCGTAGAGCTGCTCGGGCAGTTCGATGTGGCGGGCGAAGATGTCCGGGCGGTTCTGGTACGCGATCCGCAGGGCGTCGCGAAAGCCGCGGGTGATCACCAGCAGGGCGCGCTCGCCCTTGCGCTCCAGCAGCGCGTTGGTGGCGACGGTGGTGCCCATCCTGACCGCCTCGACGGGCTCGCCGGAGCCGTCGAGGAGCGCGCGGACGCCCGCCACGGCCGCGTCGGCGTACCGGGCGGGGTGGTCGGAGAGCAGCTTGCGGGTGAGCAGGGCGCCGTCGGGGCGGCGCGCGACGATGTCCGTGAAGGTGCCGCCCCGGTCGACCCAGAACTCCCAGCCTGTCACGTCACTACCCCACTTCCGCGCTGGTCACAGCGCCCGGAGGCCGTCGATCACGTCGCGCAGAATACTCTCGTCCGGCAGCTCGGCCGGGGGCACCGGGCGCGTCACATGGACGAGTTCGGCGTGCACGAGGTCCCCGATGAGGACGCGTACGACTCCTACGGGCAGATCGAGTCCGGCGGCGAGTTCGGCGACCGACTGCGGTTCGTCCCGGCAGAGGCCGACGATCTCCACATGCTCCGGCGCCAGCGTCGGATCGTCCTCGGGGTCGCCGGCGTCCGGTTCGGTGACGACGACCGCGATCAGGTCGAGGACGTGCTGGCCGGGGCTGCTGGTGCGGCCACGGGTCATGGCGTACGGGCGGACCACAGGACCCGCCTCGTCGTCGAACCAGTGGCCGCCGCTTCTCTGACCCTCTCCGCTCATGTCGTCCGACTACCCGCCTACGGGCGGCTCGCTGCGCGGGGCGCTGCCCAGATGGACGCCGACCCGCTTGACCAGCAGCGTCATCTCGTAGGCGACCTGGCCGACGTCGGAGTCGGCGTCGGAGAACACGGCGAGGCAGCTTCCGTCGCCGGCGGCGGTGACGAAGAGGAAGGCGTCGTCCAGCTCGACCACGGTCTGCCGGACGTTGCCCGCCTCGAAGTGGCGGCCCACCCCCTTGGCGAGGCTGTGGAAGCCCGATGCCACGGCGGCCAGGTGCTCGCTGTCCTCCCTGGTCAGGTCGGTGGACACGCCCATGGCCAGGCCGTCGCCGGACAGGACGACGGCCTTGCGGATGCTGGCGACCCGGTCGACCAGGTCGTCGAGGAGCCAGTTCAGCTCCTTCTTCTTGTTCTTCTTGCTGTCCGTGTGGCCGGTCGCGTTCGGTGCGGTCATCGACCGTCTCCCTCAGTCGTTCCTTGTGCTGTGCCGCTGTGGGCTCGGTCGCCCTCAGCGTTCTCCTCACGGCCGCGCTCCCAGCCGCGCTGGAGCGACGCCATCCGCGAGCGCACCTCGTCGGCGTCGCGTACGGCGGGCTCGAAGGTGTTCTCGGGGCGCCGGTCGGGCTCGCGCCTCAGCTGCGGCGCCAGGTTGGCCTGGCGGACACGCTTGGGCAGCGGGGCGGTGCCGTCGGGCGCCGGGTCGGCGGGGGCGGGGGCCGCGTGGGCGGCCGCCGCGCTGATCGGGTCGGGGGTGTCCGGGCCGGTCCGGGTCCGGCGCGGCAGCTCCGGGGGCAGCGCCTCGGCCTCGGCGGGCGGGGCCTCGGGCCGGTCCGCGGTGGCGGTGCGGGCGGTCCTCGGCGTGGGACGCCGGCCGGAGTCGCCCCGGCGGCGGGTGGGCAGCGGCGGGGGGCCGTCGGCCTCGGCGCCGAAGGGTTCGCCCTGCGCGGCGACGGGCTCGCCGTGCGAGCTGACCAGCTTCGGCGGCTCGCGCCGGGGCGGCGGGACGAGCCCGGCCGGGTCGTGGACGTCGGCGGGGGCGAGGCTGCGGGCGCGGAAGATGCCGCCGAGTTCGCTGTCCTCCTCCGCCAGCACGCTCGGGAACTCCTCGGCGGGAGCGTCCAGGGCCGGGCGGTCCACGCCGGCGCCCGGCTCGGCCGGTTCGTCGCGTTCCACGGGCCGGGCGGTGCCGCGTTCCCTGGTCCGCTGGGTCTCCTTGGAGAGGTCGCCGAGCCGGATGCCGATGCCGTTGGTGTCGGGGGCGTCGTCGGTGAGCAGCGCGTCGGGGATGAGGACGACGGCCGTGGTGCCGCCGTAGGGGGACGGCTGGAGCGAGACGCGTACGTGCTGGCGGCGGGCGAGGCGGCTGACCACGAACAGGCCGAGCCGGTCGGTGTCGGACAGCTCGAACTCGGGGGTCTCGGCGAGCCGCAGGTTGGCGTCGAGCAGCGCCTCGGCGGTCATGCCGAGGCCCCGGTCGTGGATCTCCAGCGCGAAGCCGTTGGCGACCCGTTCCCCCACCACGTGCACATTGGTGTGCGGGGGCGAGAACAGCGTGGCGTTCTCCAGCAGTTCGGCCACGAGGTGGGTGAGGTCGGAGACGGCGGGGCCGATGACGGCGACGCGGGGCAGCCGCCGTACCTCCACGCGCTCGTAGTCCTCCACCTCGGCGACGGAGGCGCGGACGACGTCCATCAGCCGGACCGGGCGGCGCCACTGGCGGGAGGGGGCGGCGCCGGAGAGGATCACCAGGCCCTCGGCGTGGCGGCGCATGCGGGTGGTGAGGTGGTCCAGCCGGAAGAGGTCCGCGAGTTCGTCGGTGTCCTCGGTGCGGCGCTCCATGGTGTCCAGCAGGGTGAGCTGCTTGTGCAGCAGCACCTGGCTGCGGCGGGCGAGGTTGACGAACACCTCGGAGACCCCGGCGCGCAGCTCGGACTGCTTCACGGCGGCCTCGACGGCGGCCCGCTGGAGGGTGTTGAGGGCGCGGCCGACCTCGCCGATCTCGTTCTGGTCGTACTCGGGCCGGGGCACCTCGCTCTCCACGTCGACCGGTTCGCCCGCGGAGAGGCGGCGCATCACGTGGGGCAGCCGGACGGCGGACGCCTCGTGGGCCTCGGTCCGCAGCCGCTTGAGGTCGCGGATGAGGCGGCGGCCGACACGCACGGACAGCACGAGGGACACGAGGAGGGCCGCGAGGCCGAGGACGCCGGCGACGGCGGCCTGGGCGATGACGCCGTAGGTGACGGGCCGTACCCGGTCGCGGAAGCGGGCGCCGGCCTGGTCGTCCATGGTGCCGAGGTCTTCCAGGACGCCTCCGGCGACGGCGTGCCAGCTCGCGGTGGTGACACCGCGCGGGATGCCGGCGCCGGTGTCGATGACCTCGCGCTCGGCCGCCCGCAGGGGCGCGGTCGTGGCGTTGCGCCAGTAGCTCTCGTAGCGGTCGCGTTCCGGCGCGGGCAGCAGCGGGAGGCTGACGTCGTAGAGGAGGGTGCGCTGGGCGACGAGGTCGGAGACCTCGCGGGCCTCCTCTCGGGAGAGGCTGCCGACCACCAGGGCGGAGCCGAGGATGGCGTCCTCGCGGGAGAGGAGTTCCCGGGCGCGGCCGGTGTTGACGAGGGCTCCGGCCTGCTTGTCCATCTCCACGTCGTCGACGCCGTCGACCGCGGCGACCAGCGCGTAGCAGGGGTCGACCAGGCGGTTGTAGAGGTCGAGGGCGCCGTCGCGGGTGAGGGTGCGCTCCTCGACGCTGCGGCGCAGGGACTCCAGGCCGCCGAGGGCGTCGAGGGCGGTGGTGAGGCGTTCGCCGTCCTCGCCGCGCAGCGCGTCGCGGGTCTTGGGGTTCCGGGCGTTGGCGCGGAGGCCGGCCAGGGCGCGGTCGGTGGCGGTGCGGGAGCGGTGCAGCTCGGCGAGGGCGTCGGCGGCGCGCGGGTCGGCGAGGTAGACCAGGCTCTGCCGGCGCTCGTGCTGCAGGTCGCGGACGGTGTCCTCGGTGGGGTGGCCGATTTCCTTCACGGCGCGTGAGACGCGCAGCGACCGGGCGACCTCACTTCCCGTCAGCACGGTGGCGAAGGCCCAGACGACGGTCAGGGCCACCAGCGGCACGAGAAGCAGCGCCACGATCTTCCGGCGGATCGACTTCCCGCGAAACCGCATGGCCTCCCCCAGCTCGACCCCTCACCCGGGGTACGTGTGTCCGACTTGGAACGGCGCGAGCCTACTACCGCCCCGGAGGTGTCTCTAAGACACGTCTGATGCGTGAACTCCCTTGCGTTGGACGGTAGATGGCGAGTTGTCCGGGCATTGGGGGAGATTGCGGCCGTGACGGGAGGGGTCCAGGGGAAGCGGGCCGAAACAGTACGGACACCGGTTGGCTGGAAATTTTCACAAGTCGGGAATCTTCGCGGCGCCCGGTTCGTCGTTCACTTGGGGAGACGGGGAGGGAATCGGCCACACCAGCCGCATCCTTCACCCCGGCCGCGTAAAACAGCGCAAGCCGGGCAGCCACTGGGGAGTCGGGGCCTTCGGGTTCCGGGGCGAGCGGCGGGCCGGCGGTGGGGAGAGTGACACGGTGATGGGCACGGCTGAGCGGCGCGATGCGCCCGAGGCGGGCGCGGCGGAGCGCCCGGCGCGGATTCCGGACCAGGTGGGTCCGGAGCGCGGGACACCGGCGCGTACGCCGGGTGGGGAGAGAGCCGGGCGGCAGCGGGCGGCGTACCGGCCGCTGTGGGTGGAGGAACCGTCGCGGCGGCGCCGGATGGCCGACCCGGTGCGTACGGCGGCGGTGCGGGCCGTGCTGATCATCGCGGTGACGCTGATCCAGGCGATGGTGGCGTTCCTGTGCACGCTCGCCGGCTCCTGGGCGGCGTTCCCGATGGTGATCAGCAGCGTGGCGAGCACGGTGGTGGCGACCTGGGCGGTCGTCGACGTCTGGGTGACCCGCCAGGTCTGGAACCAGCGGTACGGAGTGGTCTCCGAGCCCAGCAGCACGGCCCGGCAGCTCCGCCGGGAGCGCCGGGTGGCCCGGCGGCGGGAGCGCACCGCGCGGCGCGACCAGGAGCGGATAGCCAGGCGGGCCGGCACGAAGCGGCTGTCCCACCCTTAAGATCCCGGGTGCCCCGCGCGGGCTCATGTCGTGGCGGTCTCGACCGCCCTGCCGAGTTCGCGCCGGGCGCGGGTGAAGGGCCGGGGCCGGTCCACCGCGAGTACGGCGACGGTGGTGCCGTCGCGTTCGTAGCGGGCCAGGAAGCCGTCGTCGCCCGGCCCTTCGTCCAGGAGTTCGCCCTCGGTGACGCGGACGGTGTCCCCCGGCCGGTACCGGCCCGCGAACTGGATGCGGGACCCGTACTGGTCGGACCAGAAGTAGGGCACCGGGTGCGGGGTGGCGAGGGTGCGCCCGGCGAGCAGGTTGGTGACGGCGGCGCGGGGCTGCTCGGTGGCCGAGGTCCAGTGCTCGGCGCGTACGCCGCCCACGCGGGCCACATCGCCGACGGCGACCACCTGGGGCGACGCGGTCACGCACCCCTCGTCGCAGAGCACGCCGTCGCCGAGGGCGAGCGTGGAGCCCGCCAGCCAGGCGGTGTTCGGGACGGCGCCGATCCCGGCGATCACGATGTCCGCGCTCAGGGTGTGGCCGTCGGCCAGGTCCACGGCCGTGGCCGGCCCGGTCCGCCGCAGGCCGGTGACCCCGGTCCCGGTGCGGAACCGTACGCCGGCCCGGCGGTGCAGTGTGGCGCACACGGCGGCCATCTGCGGGCCGAGTTGGGGCAGCAGGGGCAGCGGGGCGGCTTCGAGCACGGTGACGTCGTGGCCGAGGGCGGCGCAGGACGCGGCGGTCTCGGCGCCGATGAAGCCCCCTCCGATCACGACGACCTGCTGCGGGCCCTCGGTGAGCCGGGCGCGCAGGGCGCGGGCGTCGTCCAGGGTGCGCAGGGTGTGGGCGCCGGGAAGCGGCCGGGCCTTCGCGCCGGTGGCGATGACCAGGCCGTCCGTGGCCAGGGTGCGGCCGTCCTCCAGCAGGACGGTGCGGGCGGCGGTGTCGAGGCCCCGGGCGCGGACGCCGAGCAGCCATTCGGCGTCGAGGCCGGCCCGCTCCTCGGCGTCCGTCAGGGCGAGCCGGTCCTCGTCCGCGCGGCCGGTCAGGAAGTCCTTGGAGAGCGGCGGGCGGTCGTAGGGCGGGTGCGGTTCGTCGCCGACGACGACCAGCCGGCCGTCGTACCCCTGCGCGCGCAGCTCGCGTGCGGCGTACAGCCCGGCGAGGGAGGCGCCGACGATGGTCACGGTCCTCATGTGCGTGACTCCTTGTCCGCGGGGGCGCGTTCAGGCGGCCGTTCCCTCGCGCACCGTGACATGGACGTGGATCACGCCCTCCTCCACGGTGACGAGGTGGGTGCGCAGGGCGTGCCGGGCCGGGAGGCAGGTCGGGACGCCGGTGCGCAGGTCGAACGCGGCGGCGTGCAGCGGGCATTCGATCAGACAGCCCTCCAGCCAGCCCTCGGAGAGCGAGGCGTCCTGGTGGGTGCAGGTGTCGTCGACGGCGTAGAGCGAGCCGTCGTCGGTGCGGAACACGGCGATCGGCGGGGCGGTGTCGACCCGGACGGATTCGCCCTCGGGGAGGTCTTCCTGACGGCAGACGGGGATCACGGGGGCCTCCTCTCGGTCCGGGACGCTCGGTCCGGACCGGGCAGGTGCAGACGGCGGGATGCGAGGGTGCGAAGGTGCAAGGGGCTGAAGGCACGGCGGACCGGGCAGGTCCAAGTGATCCGCACCCCTTCCGGGATACGAACGCTTCGGTAACATGATGTTCCGCATGGCGCACCAACATGCGCTGTGCGCAACAGAATCCGCGCGGGGAGGCCGTCGCGTCAAGGGCTTCCCGCAGACACGGCCCGAACCGGGCCGGCAGATGGTGGGAGTCGAGCCATGAGCCGTACGCAGAAGCGGTCCGACCGCGGCGACGAGACCAGGGCGGACGACGATTCCCCGGAGCGGAACAGAGGTCGCGGCACGGCCGGTTCCGTGCAGTCGGTGGACCGGGCCGTGAGCGTGCTGGAGATCCTCGCCCGGCACGGCGAGGCGGGCGTCACCGAGATCGCCGACGAACTGGACGTGCACAAGTCCACCGCGTTCCGGCTGCTCGGTGTCCTGGAGAACCGGGGCCTGGTCGGCCAGGCCAGCGACCGCGGCAAGTACTTCCTGGGCGCCGGGGTGCTGCGCCTGGCCGGAGCGGCGGCGGTCCGCCTCGACGTCTCCCAGGAGGGCGTCCCGGTCTGCCGCGAGGCCGCCGACGAACTCGGCGAGACGGTGAACATCGCGGTGCTGGACGACGACGCCGCCGTCAATGTCATGCAGGCCCGCGGCACCGCCTCCGTCACCGCGCAGAACTGGCTCGGCCGGCGCACCCCGCTGCACGCCACCTCCAGCGGCAAGGTGCTGCTCGCGCACATGCCGCCCGCCCTGCGCGAGGGGTTCCTCGCCCGGCCGCTGCACCGGTTCACCGAGCGCACGGT comes from the Streptomyces seoulensis genome and includes:
- a CDS encoding NAD(P)/FAD-dependent oxidoreductase, with translation MRTVTIVGASLAGLYAARELRAQGYDGRLVVVGDEPHPPYDRPPLSKDFLTGRADEDRLALTDAEERAGLDAEWLLGVRARGLDTAARTVLLEDGRTLATDGLVIATGAKARPLPGAHTLRTLDDARALRARLTEGPQQVVVIGGGFIGAETAASCAALGHDVTVLEAAPLPLLPQLGPQMAAVCATLHRRAGVRFRTGTGVTGLRRTGPATAVDLADGHTLSADIVIAGIGAVPNTAWLAGSTLALGDGVLCDEGCVTASPQVVAVGDVARVGGVRAEHWTSATEQPRAAVTNLLAGRTLATPHPVPYFWSDQYGSRIQFAGRYRPGDTVRVTEGELLDEGPGDDGFLARYERDGTTVAVLAVDRPRPFTRARRELGRAVETATT
- a CDS encoding bifunctional 3-phenylpropionate/cinnamic acid dioxygenase ferredoxin subunit; translated protein: MIPVCRQEDLPEGESVRVDTAPPIAVFRTDDGSLYAVDDTCTHQDASLSEGWLEGCLIECPLHAAAFDLRTGVPTCLPARHALRTHLVTVEEGVIHVHVTVREGTAA
- a CDS encoding GTP-binding protein: MVFERRAERGKPPVEPVTLKILVAGGFGVGKTTMVGAVSEIRPLRTEEVLTEAGRPVDDTDGVEGKRTTTVAMDFGRITLRADLVLYLFGTPGQERFWFMWDELSEGALGAVVLADTRRLEDCFAAVDYFERRSIPFVVGVNCFEGAARYPAESVRKALDLDPDVPVLLTDARDRESVKAVLIGVVQHAMDLAAERRRALAT
- a CDS encoding sensor histidine kinase; amino-acid sequence: MRFRGKSIRRKIVALLLVPLVALTVVWAFATVLTGSEVARSLRVSRAVKEIGHPTEDTVRDLQHERRQSLVYLADPRAADALAELHRSRTATDRALAGLRANARNPKTRDALRGEDGERLTTALDALGGLESLRRSVEERTLTRDGALDLYNRLVDPCYALVAAVDGVDDVEMDKQAGALVNTGRARELLSREDAILGSALVVGSLSREEAREVSDLVAQRTLLYDVSLPLLPAPERDRYESYWRNATTAPLRAAEREVIDTGAGIPRGVTTASWHAVAGGVLEDLGTMDDQAGARFRDRVRPVTYGVIAQAAVAGVLGLAALLVSLVLSVRVGRRLIRDLKRLRTEAHEASAVRLPHVMRRLSAGEPVDVESEVPRPEYDQNEIGEVGRALNTLQRAAVEAAVKQSELRAGVSEVFVNLARRSQVLLHKQLTLLDTMERRTEDTDELADLFRLDHLTTRMRRHAEGLVILSGAAPSRQWRRPVRLMDVVRASVAEVEDYERVEVRRLPRVAVIGPAVSDLTHLVAELLENATLFSPPHTNVHVVGERVANGFALEIHDRGLGMTAEALLDANLRLAETPEFELSDTDRLGLFVVSRLARRQHVRVSLQPSPYGGTTAVVLIPDALLTDDAPDTNGIGIRLGDLSKETQRTRERGTARPVERDEPAEPGAGVDRPALDAPAEEFPSVLAEEDSELGGIFRARSLAPADVHDPAGLVPPPRREPPKLVSSHGEPVAAQGEPFGAEADGPPPLPTRRRGDSGRRPTPRTARTATADRPEAPPAEAEALPPELPRRTRTGPDTPDPISAAAAHAAPAPADPAPDGTAPLPKRVRQANLAPQLRREPDRRPENTFEPAVRDADEVRSRMASLQRGWERGREENAEGDRAHSGTAQGTTEGDGR
- a CDS encoding IclR family transcriptional regulator, which produces MQSVDRAVSVLEILARHGEAGVTEIADELDVHKSTAFRLLGVLENRGLVGQASDRGKYFLGAGVLRLAGAAAVRLDVSQEGVPVCREAADELGETVNIAVLDDDAAVNVMQARGTASVTAQNWLGRRTPLHATSSGKVLLAHMPPALREGFLARPLHRFTERTVTGAALLRTELDSVVERGYALTTDELELGLAAAAAPIRAHDGKVIAAISVSGPVYRLGPERLPVVAKRMAAAGEELSRRMGYGF
- a CDS encoding roadblock/LC7 domain-containing protein, giving the protein MTAPNATGHTDSKKNKKKELNWLLDDLVDRVASIRKAVVLSGDGLAMGVSTDLTREDSEHLAAVASGFHSLAKGVGRHFEAGNVRQTVVELDDAFLFVTAAGDGSCLAVFSDADSDVGQVAYEMTLLVKRVGVHLGSAPRSEPPVGG
- a CDS encoding DUF742 domain-containing protein encodes the protein MSGEGQRSGGHWFDDEAGPVVRPYAMTRGRTSSPGQHVLDLIAVVVTEPDAGDPEDDPTLAPEHVEIVGLCRDEPQSVAELAAGLDLPVGVVRVLIGDLVHAELVHVTRPVPPAELPDESILRDVIDGLRAL
- a CDS encoding hydantoinase B/oxoprolinase family protein, which encodes MTGWEFWVDRGGTFTDIVARRPDGALLTRKLLSDHPARYADAAVAGVRALLDGSGEPVEAVRMGTTVATNALLERKGERALLVITRGFRDALRIAYQNRPDIFARHIELPEQLYERVIEVDERIAADGTELRAPDLAALEGELRRAHEDGIRAVAVVCLHSHLHPGHERAVGELAERIGFPQISLSSEVSPLMKLVPRGDTAVVDAYLSPVLHRYVRHVADELRDVRLMFMQSNGGLTEAGQFRGKDAVLSGPAGGIVGMARMSELAGHHRVIGFDMGGTSTDVSHFAGEYERVFTTRIAGVRLRAPMLDIHTVAAGGGSVLHFDGSRYRVGPDSAGADPGPACYRAGGPLTVTDANVMLGRIQPARFPAVFGPGGDQPLDTTAVRDGFAALAREIRAATGDDRTPEQVAEGYLRIAVAGIAGAIKRISVQQGHDVTRYALTTFGGAGGQHACKVADALGIRTVLVPPMAGVLSALGIGLADTTAMREQSVEAPLTEAAMPGVRDTADALEAAARAELRAEHVPENRVRTARRAQLRYDGTDTTLTVDLTAPDAMRRAFEERHRATYSFTLDRDIVVEALSVEATGLTPPPDLSALAPYEGTPAAPDAVRLHTGGAWRDVPLHRRESLPPGHTVTGPAIVTEAGTTTVVDEGWQATANDHGHLVMERTVVTESSRPDTEVDPVLLEVFNNLFMSVAEQMGAQLESTAQSVNIKERLDFSCALFDPDGNLVANAPHIPVHLGSMGTSVKEVVRRRGARMRPGDSYAVNDPYHGGTHLPDVTVITPVFGGGPGDPEILFHVASRGHHAEIGGIAPGSMPAGSRTIEEEGVLFDNWLLTEDGRLREEETRRLLTDAPHPSRNPATNLADLRAQIAANRKGADELGRMTEEFGLDVVQAYMRHVQDNAEESVRRVIDALDDGEYAYETDSGAVIRVQVRVDRAARRATVDFTGTSAQLGTNFNAPSAVVHAAVLYVFRTLVADDIPLNDGCLRPLDIVVPPGSMLAPEAPAAVVAGNVETSQAITGALYAALGVQAEGSGTMNNVTFGNDDHQYYETIASGSGAGDTFPGADVVQTHMTNSRLTDPEVLEWRLPVRLDEFAVRRGSGGAGRQRGGDGAVRRIRFLEPMTVSALSQHRRVPPYGMAGGAPGALGANRVEHADGTVTDLGASGSAEVAPGDVLVVETPGGGGYGTPPDDPARH